CTACCAGCAGGGGCACCAGAACGAGCTTCGGCGAACGCACGTCCGCCCTCCTTTCGCACTTTCGCGGTCAGCCGGCCAGGAACGCGCCCGCCAGCGCCGCGGTGAACGCGCCGCCGAGCACGACGGCCAGGCGGGTCGAGTGGCGACCCCACAACGCGTGCCAGTCACCCGGGTGGCGCAGCGCCGCCGTCGTCATCAGCGCCCGCCCCAGGCCGAACCCGATCCCCGCCAGCAGCGCCGCCACCGGCGGCGCGGTCAGCAGCACCGCCACCGCCGCCACGTGCGGCAGGCCGCTGGGCAGGTACGTCCGGACCCCGGTGCCCATCTCCACGCCGAACTGGAGCGGACCGAGCAGCCGCCCGAGCCGGAACACGCTCTCCGGCACCAGCCGCCGGTTCTCCGGCAGCGGGAACCGCAGCACGCGCAACTCCTTCAGCAGCACGACGAGCAGCGCGAGCGCCACCGCCGCCCACCGCGCCCAGACCGGCAGCGGCGCGCGCAGCAGCGAACCGACCACCAGCAGGACCGCGGCGCTCAGCGCGCCACCGAGGAGCAGGCCGGCGCGGAACGCCAGCGCGGGTGGACCTCGCCAGACCGGCGAGCTCAGCACGTGGGCCGAGTTCCGGCTTCAAGTGGAGCCGGACGTGGCGAACCCGGCCGTGACGCCGACCAGCAGCCACGGCGCGAACTCGGTGCCCCCGAGGGGGAGCACGGCCAGCGAGGCGATCGCGAGGACGCCCGCCAGCAGGAACGGGTGCCAGCGGGTCACACCGGCGCCCGGCAGATCGTCAGGTAGGTCTGCCCGGTGTAGCCGGCGCCCCAGTAGGTGCTGAACCCGTCGGAGCAGCGGTACACCCGGCCGTCCGGGGTGGTCCAGCGCCACGCGTTCTTGGTCGTGGTGGTGCCGCACGCGGTGGCGATGGGCATGTGGTCGACCTGCACGTCGCCGACGTTGACCGTGCCGTGCTTGTGCCAGCCGGCCTCGCAGAAGTCGCTGCCGCGCCAGGCACCCGCGTAGCAGGCGGCGTAGGTGCCGGTGTACGCGCCGCTGGTGTCCCCCTCCTCGGGGTAGCCGTTCGGGTAGGCGTCGCGGCAGTCCGCGCGGTCCCACCCGTTCAGCGCGTTCGGGCCGACCTCACCGCGCGCCCGGCGCGGCGGCGTCAGCGCGGCCGCCCCGACGGTCAGCGCGCCCAGCACCACGGCCTTGAGCACGGTGCGGCGGCGGCGCGGCGCCTTCAGGTCGCGCAACGCGCGGCTGCGCCCCGTGCCCGCGTCGTGGTCAGGGATCAAGTCGAACGCCAGCACCGCGCACCCCCCACTCGTCGAGCACCTCGTCCACCTGCTCCTCGCGCACCGGCAGCACCAGCCGCGCCACCCGCCCGGTCGCGTCGACCCGCATCAGCACCGGCGGCGCCAGGTGCGACACGGCCCGCCACGCCTCGCGGTCGCTGACCACGTCCAGCGGCGTGTCCCACACCTCCGGCCGCTCGTGGGTGAGCAGCACGGCGTCGGTCAACCGCCGCGACACCGCCAGGCACAGCGGGCACCCGGAGTCCGCGGCCAGCACGACCCGGTTCGCGAACCGCTCGCCCAGCACCACGTCCGGCTGCGCCGCCGAGAACCCCCGCGGGTCCCGCGCCACGGCCGCGCGCAGCAACCGGACCTCGCGCAGCACCGCCGCCAGGCCCAGGAACAGCACGACGATCGCGGCCCAGGTGATGACCAGGAACGCGGTGCCCGGGTTCACGCCGCCTCCCAGGCCACGCCGATGCCGTCCAGCCAGTCCAGCCGCTCCCGGTCGGTGCGGTGCGGCGAGGAGGACAGCCGCACCTCGGCCACGCCGGCCGCGCAACCGAGCACGAACGTGTGATCCGCCGGAGCCCTCGACGCCCCGGGCAGGGCCACCTTCCACACCTCGCCGTGGCGGGTGGGCGCGCCCGCGTGCGCGGGGACGTGGTCGTGGGCCTGGCGGGGGCCGGGCACGGACACCGTGCCGAAGTCGCGCACCACGACCACGACGTGCTCGCTCATCGCGTCCAGCAGCGTGGCCGAGCGCGGCGCGACCACCATGCCCGCCACCCGGTCGTCCACGCGCAGCGAGTTGAACAGCGAGAACACCCGGTCGCGGCGCGGCGCGGGACCCGCGTACACGGTCATCAGCTCGTGGTAGGCGCCGATCAGCGTGGCGAACGACGACTCGCCGTCGCGCGCCTCGGCCACCACGACCTCGCGGCCGTGCACCAGGAAGCGGTCGGTGGTGACGGCGGGGGCGACGTGCGTGCTCGCGAAGTCGTGGTAGCCGCGCGGACCGATCTGGAAACCGGTGCCGTGGGAACCACCCGCGAACCGCACGGCCGCCGCGACGCTGGAGACCGGGGCGGTGCCGGGCAGCGTGAGGGTGACCCGGTCCCCGCTGGGGGCCACGAGGTCCAGGCGTTGTTCGGCGGTCACGGCGGTGCACGCTAGAACAACCGCGCCGCCGCCCACCACCACGTGCTACCGGGTGTGTGCCTGCCCGAAGCCACGCCGCACCAGTAGGTTTGAACCCGTGTTCACCGCCGGAGGGGCCCTGCTGCTGGTGTTCGCCGCGCTCGGGCACGCCCGGGACCGCCGGGCGCTCGCGGCGCTGGAAGTGGTGGTCGCGCTGTCGGCGGTGGTGACGCCGTACGCGGTGGCCGCGCTCTACGCGGCGTTCGCGGTGTACCTGGTGCGGCTGAAGGTGCGCCGCCCCGGTGCGCCGTGCGGGTGCTTCCGGGACGCCGGTCCGGTGACGTGGGCGACGGTGGGGCGGGCGGTGGTGTTCGCGGTGGGCGCGGCGGTGGAACCCGCGGTGCCGCTGCCGATCGCGTTGTCGGGTGGCTTCGTGCTGGCGATGGCGGGGTACCTGCTGCCGGAACTCGCTGGTGCTTTCGGCGGCTCCCGGGCGGGGCGGGGCGGACGGTAGGTCGGCCGCCGGCCCGAAGTTCCCGCGTCGGGAGCGCGCAACGGGCGCGTTCGGGATTCCGAACGCGCCCGCTCCACGCTTTCCCGCTGCCGCAAACGTGGTGCCGCTGCCGGGGTCAGGCCCGCCAGCCGCGCACCACGTGCCGGCGCAGCTTGCCCGACCCGGTGCGCGGCAACGACGGCACGAACACGACCTCGCGCGGCACCTTGTAGGCCGTCAGGTGCCGGCGCGCCAGGGCGATCAGGTCGTCGGCCAGTTCGGCGTCGGTCGGTTCGCCCGCCGGTTCACCGGTCGGCTCGTCCGTTGGCCGTACGTCGGCCGGTTCGCCGGCCCGCACCACGTAGGCGCGGAGCCGGGCCGCCCCGTCGCGGTCGGCCGCGGCGCACACCGCCGCCTCCCGGACCAGCGGGTGCCCCGCCAGCAGGTGCTCCACCTCCAGCGGGTGGACCTTGATCCCGCCCACGTTCTCGACGTCGTCCAACCGACCGGTGACGCGCACGAAGCCGTCGGCGTCCACCGACGCCAGGTCCCCGGTGGCGTACCAGTCGCGCGTGCGCCGGGGCTCACCGCCCTCGTCGACGCCGAGCACCACGGTCGGCCCGCGCACCTGCAACCGCCCCACCACGTCCGGTTCGACCGGTCCGCCCCGGTCGTCCACCACCCGCACCTCGAACGGCGGCAGCACCCGCCCCACCGTGCCCACCCGCCGCGCGGTCGGGGTGTTGTGGGTGAACGCCTGCCCGACCTCGGTCGAGCCGATGCCGTTGAGCAGCCGGTCGCCCAGCACCTCCATCAACCGCTCCTCCAACGCCGGCAGCAGCACCTCGCCCCCGGCGGCGGCGAGGCGGAGGTTCGCCAACCGCTCGCCGCCCGGGTGCGCGATGAGCCGGGCGTAGAACGTCGGCACGGCGAACAGCGCGGTCACGTCGTACTTGTCGACGATCGCCAGCACGTCGTCCACCACGGGCGGCTCCGGGTTCAGCACCACGCGGCTGCCGCTCATCAGCGGGTAGAGCAGCGAGTTGCCCAGGCCGTACGCGAAGTACAGCTTGGACACCGAGTGGACGACGTCGTCGGGCGACAGGCGCAGCGCGGGCACGCAGAACGACCGGTGGTGGACGAGCGCGTCGCCGTGCGCGTGCGGGCACAGCCGGGGCACCCCGGTGGTGCCGGAGGTGAACGTCGCGTAAGCCTGGTCGCCCGCGTCGCGCGGCACGACCGGCACCGGCCGGGCCCCGCCGAGCCCGGCGGAGGTCGTCGCGGGCGCGGCCGAGGGCGGCACGTCGCCCGGCCGGTGCACGACCAGCGCGGGCCGGGCGGCGTCGAGCACCTGGCGCAGCTCGTCGCGGTGCAGCCGGGGGTTGATCGCGACCGGCACGGCGCCGGCGTGCACCGCGCCCAGGAACGCCAGGACGAAGTCCGGGCTGTCGTCGAGCAGGACCACGACCCGGTCGCCGACCCGCACGCCGTCGCGGACCAGGGCACCGGCCACGCGGGCCGCCCCGTCGTAGACCTCGGCGTGCGTCAGCGCGGCACCGTCGACCTCGTAGGCCGGGCGGTCGAGCCACCCGCCGGCGGCGGCCCCGGTGCGCAGCACCTCGACCAGGTTCATCCCCGTGCCCTCCCCGTCTCCGAACGCCACGCCGACACCACGCCGAGCAGCCCGCCGACCGCGGTCAGCTCCGTCAGCGGCGCGGGACCACCGCGCAACGCGCCGACGAAGTCCGCGCAAGCCCCGCTCACCGACGGCGCGACGAGGTCGACGACCAGGTCGTCGCCCGTCCCCGCCACCGCGATGCGGAACCGGGGTTCCCCCCACCCGATCTCGACCGTTCCGGTGACCTCACCGGCCACCGCCTCGGCCCGGACGAGGTCGGGGGTCGCCTCCACCGCGCGCACCCCCGTCACCGGCACGCCGAGCACCCGCTCGACCGCGTCCAGCGCGTCCGGCCCGAGTTCGGCGACCACGTCCGCACCCGGCACCTCGGGCCGGACCAGCCGCACCTCGAAACCACGCGGGACCCCGGCACCGCCCTCGGTCACCGCCTTGCCCGCCGCGATCAGCTCCGGGTGGTGCGCCCAGGGCAGGTCGACCGAGCACCGGCCGGGCGCCGCCCGCGCGGCCCCGACGAGGCTCGCCAGGTCGTCCACGGCCTGCTTGGCCAGCAGGACGTGCAGCCCCCGGCGCAACGCGGTGACGACCGCGGCGGTGTCCGGCCCGCACACCACGACGCCCTCCGCCGGAACCTCTTCGACCAGTCGCGCCCCGTCGCGCAGCGCCCAGGGCGCTCCGTGCGCCCGGGCAGTCGGCAGCAGGGAGCGGAGGTCCGAGTCGGCCACGCCGACCACGCGCACACCGGGCACCGCGCCCAGGTCCGGCACCGCCGCCGCCGTCCCGACGACCAGGACCCTGACATCAGCGGGCTCCGGCGTGGCCAGCACCCGGTCGCTCGCGAAGAAGCTCAGGTCGGCCGGGGCCTCCGCCGCGTCGTCGAGCACCGCCACCCGGGGCCGGTCCAGGTCGGAGTAGTCCTTCCGGACCGGCACCCACTCCAGCGCGGCGGGCGGGTGCGCCGGTCCCCGCGCGAACAACCCGGCCCACCGGCTGCGGATCACGCGCGTGTGGCGCTTCCAGATGGGCAGCTTGTCGTGCCCGACGTGGTTGAACGTGGTGCCCTCGAAGTGCCGCACGGCCACCGATCCGACGTAGCGCAGCCGCTCGCCCCCGGCGCGCAGCCGGCAGCACAGGTCGACGTCCTCGCACAGCGACACCGGGTCGAACGCCTCGTCGAACCCGCCGACCCGGCGGAAGGAGCTGTGCCGGACCATCAGCGCGGCCGTGGGCGCCCACGTCTGCTCCCGGTGCTCCCGGTGCTCGGGCCCCGGCGGCCGACCGCGCCCGACCGCGCCGATGCGACCGTCGACGGTGGACCCGCCGCCCGCGCACTGCACCAGCTCCACCTCACCGGGGTAGAGCAGCAGCGGCGACACCGCGCCCAACCCCGGGTCCGCGGCCAGCTCGGCGGCCAGCACCTCGACCACCCGCGGGTCGTCGACGAGCACGTCGTTGTCCAGGAAGAACAGGTACTCGCCGCGGGCCGCCGCCGCGCCGGTGTTGCGGCGCTCGCTGCCGCCGCGGTCGTCCTCGTGGCGCAGGACGGTCAGGGGGTGCCCGAGGTCCACCGCGGCCAGGTGCTCGGCGGTGCCGTCGCGCGACCCGTTGTCCACCACCACGACCTCGAAGTCCCCGGACGCGCGGGCGAGCGACGCCAGCGCCCTGCGGGTGTACTCCAGGCGGTTCCTGACCAGCATCACGACCGAGACCAGGCCCGGTACGGGGGTCGGGTGCACGCTGAGCCCTTCGCTGAATGGGTTCCGTCCGGTCACGGCACGGGGTCGGGGCGGTGCGCTCGGGCCCCGGCGTCGGGATCGGTCCGACCGGTCGGGGTTCCACGTCACCGGACGCGCAGCGCCGGCGCCGCCGACCGCCTCCGGCCGTTGTCCGCTCCACTATGGTGGGATCGACAACGGCGAATCAGCGCCGGCCGTGCGGAAAAACGTGAACACAGCACGCCTCCCGGCGGGCCGAATGTTTCCGGGCCCGAGCGTAGGGTCTGTTCAACGCGTGCGCCAGCCCACGAATCGGACTCCCGAAGGGAAAGCGTGGACGAGAACGCGGGTTTCCGCTACGAGCCGCATTCGGCGGACGGTCGCGCACAAACGGGATCGACCATCCGGACGGCATTGTTCTGCCATGCAGCAGGCTTCACCGGTCTGGTATGGCGGTCCTGCGCGGTACAACTGTCAACGCCGCTGCGGGTCGTCGCCCCGGACCTGCGCGGCCACGGCGGCGCGCCACCACTGGCCGAGGACGACGACTGGGGTGTGTTCGCCGAGGACGTCCTGGCCGAGGCCGCGGAACTGGGTCCCGGACCCCTGATCGGCGTGGGCCACTCCCTGGGCGGCACGGCCCTGCTGCTGGCGGAGGCCCGCAGGCCCGGCACGTTCGACCTGCTGGTCTGCTTCGAACCGATCCTCGCCACCCACCACGACCCGACCTTCGCCGAGGCGGCCGCCCGCAGGCGCGCGGTGTTCCCGTCGCGAGCCGAGGCGCTGGCCCGCTACGCCTCCCGCCCGCCGCTGTCGCTGCTGGCGCCGGAGGTCCTGGCCGATTACGTCGACTCCGGCCTGGCCCCCGACCCGGACGGCCGGATGAGACTCCGGTGCGCACCGGAAGTGGAAGCACACCTGTTCCGAACGGCGATCTCGTGCCCGTGGCGCGCGGCGCTGCCCCGGGTGACCTGCCCGACGCTGCTCCTGCGCGGCGGCGAATCGGTCGTGGTGACCCGGAAATCACTCGTGGCGGCGTGCGCGGAACTGCCGGCCGGGCAACTGCGGGAAATACCGGGAATGGACCACCTGGGCCCCCTCACCCGGCCCGCGGTATTCGCGGAAGTGCTCGACGGGCTGTTCGCCGACTTCCTCAAGTCCTCCGATCCGGCCGCACCCACCAACCCAGCCCCGCTCACGCCGACCGACCACCGGAACGCCTGACGCCATACCCACCGGCCGATCCCCCGCATCCCCCTGTTACCGGCGCACCTCCACCTCCACCAGCTTGGCCTCGATCTCGACCGCGTCCGGGTGCGCCAGCGGTTCGAGCACTTCCAGCGCCCGCCCCCACGCCTCGAACGCCCCCGCCCGGTCCCCCGCCGCCCGGAGCGCGTTCCCGAGGTGGTCCAGGCTCGTCGCCTCCAGGTACGGACTGCCCAGCTCGCGGAACAGCGCCGCAGCGTCCCGGTAGCACCGCGCGGCCTCGGCGTGCCGCCCCAGGTTGTGGTGCGCCCGCCCCAGGCAGTGGAGGTTGTGGGCCTTGCCGTCCCGGTCACCGATCCGGTCCAGCAGCGGTGCCGCCTCGATCCCGTGCGCGAGGGCCTGCGCGTGCCGGCCTGCCTTGCCGTGGTACCAGCCGACGGCGGTGAGGGAGAACGCCTCCCACGCCTGGTCGCCGGTCTCGCGGAACAGTTGCAGCGCGTTGCGGGCGTGCCGCAGGGCCCGCACGGGCCGCCCGCGCAGGTCGTAGGCCGCGCCCAGGGAGAAGTGGGTGATGGCCGTGCCCGTGGTGTCGCCGGCCCGCGCGTGGAGGTCGAGCGCGCACCGCAGGTGCGCCAGGGCGTCGTCCTGGTTGCCCAGCAGGATTTCGGCCCGGCCCAGCAGGTGGTGGCAGGTGGCGCGGGCGACGTCGTCACCGAGGCGGTCGGCGGCCTCCAGCGCGGTGCGCTGGGTCTCGGCGCGCTGCGCCCAGTGCCCCCGCCTGCTCAGGTACGTGCTGAGCACCCACGGCAACTGCCACGCGTGCACGTCCAGCCCGGCGCGGGTCGCCTCGGCCGTGGCGGCCAGCAGCGCGTCGTGCTCGGCGCCGAACCACTCCAGGGCCTCGTGGTAGTCGGCGACGGGCAGGCGCGCGACGCCCTCCCCCGCCGCGACCGGGGTGATCGGCGGCCAGTGCGGCGCCAGGTGCCGCTCGGCGGCGAACCCGGTGTGCAGGTAGAAGTCGAGGCACCGCCGCAGTGCCGCGCGCCGCTCGGGCGCGTCGTCCGCCAGCTCGGCCAGCTCGGCCGCGTAGGCGCGGAGCAGGTCGTGCGAGCGGAACCGGCCGGGGCGGTGCTCCTCCACCAGGTGCGTCCGGGTCAGCTCGCCCAGCAGGGCGCGGGCGCGCGACATGCCCAGCCCGGCCAGCGAGGCCACCGCGCACCGGTCCGCGTCGGGCCCGGGGTGCAGGCCCAGGAGCCGGAACAGCCGGGCCGCCTCCGGGCTGAGCGTGCGGTACGACCAGGAGAACACCGCGCGCACGCCCGACGTCGTGCCCCCCGGTTCCAGCGCGTCCAACCGGGCCCGCTCGTCACCCAGGTCGGCGGCCAGCGCGCCCAGCGGGAACGCCGGGTTGCTCACCGCCAGCCCCGCGACCACGGCCAGGGCCAGCGGGAGCCGGGCGGAGTGCGCCACGAGCCGCGCGACCGCCTCGGGTTCGGCGGCCACCCGTTCGGGCCCCAACCGCCTGGCCAGCAGCGCCACCGCCTCGGGTTCGTCGAGCACGCCCAGCGGAACGGGGACCGCGCCCTCCCGGGTGACCAGGTCGGCGAGCCGGTCCCGGCTGGTGACCACCGCGAGGCAGGCCGCGTCACCGGGCAGCAGGGGCCTGACCTGGTCGGCGTCGTAGGCGTTGTCCAGCACCACCAGCACCCGCCGACCGACCAGCCGCCCCCGGTAGAGCGCGGCCCGCGCCTCCACCCCGGCCGGGACCTGCTCCGGTGGCACGCCCAGGGCCTCCAGGAAGCCGCCCAGCACGTCCGCCGGGCACACCGGGCGGCCGGCCCGGTCGAACCCGCGCAGGTCGGCGTGCAGTTGGCCGTCCGGGAACCGCGCGGACTCGCGGTGCGCCCAGTGCAACGCCAACGACGTCTTGCCCGCACCACCGGTCCCGGTCACCACGACCACGCCGGCGGTGCCCACCGCGCCGTCGAGCAGGCCGAGTTCGCGGGTGCGGGAGACGAACCACGGCGACGCCGCCGGGAGCTGTCGAGGCACGGGTTCCGGTGGGTCGTTGCCGGGCGGTGACGTTTCGGCGGCGTTGTCGGGCGGTGGTCTCCCGGCGGCGTTGCCAGGCGGCGACACCCCGGCGGCCTCGTTGAGCGGCGGTACGTCGGCGGCCTTGGTCGGCTGCCGCGCCTCGGCGGCGTCGCCGGACAACGGCACCTCGGCGGCGTAGTCGAGCGGTGGCGCCTCGGCGGCGAGCACCTGCTGGTGCAGGCGTTGCAGCCGGTCACCGGGCTCGA
This portion of the Saccharothrix syringae genome encodes:
- a CDS encoding MauE/DoxX family redox-associated membrane protein encodes the protein MFTAGGALLLVFAALGHARDRRALAALEVVVALSAVVTPYAVAALYAAFAVYLVRLKVRRPGAPCGCFRDAGPVTWATVGRAVVFAVGAAVEPAVPLPIALSGGFVLAMAGYLLPELAGAFGGSRAGRGGR
- a CDS encoding AMP-binding protein is translated as MAFGDGEGTGMNLVEVLRTGAAAGGWLDRPAYEVDGAALTHAEVYDGAARVAGALVRDGVRVGDRVVVLLDDSPDFVLAFLGAVHAGAVPVAINPRLHRDELRQVLDAARPALVVHRPGDVPPSAAPATTSAGLGGARPVPVVPRDAGDQAYATFTSGTTGVPRLCPHAHGDALVHHRSFCVPALRLSPDDVVHSVSKLYFAYGLGNSLLYPLMSGSRVVLNPEPPVVDDVLAIVDKYDVTALFAVPTFYARLIAHPGGERLANLRLAAAGGEVLLPALEERLMEVLGDRLLNGIGSTEVGQAFTHNTPTARRVGTVGRVLPPFEVRVVDDRGGPVEPDVVGRLQVRGPTVVLGVDEGGEPRRTRDWYATGDLASVDADGFVRVTGRLDDVENVGGIKVHPLEVEHLLAGHPLVREAAVCAAADRDGAARLRAYVVRAGEPADVRPTDEPTGEPAGEPTDAELADDLIALARRHLTAYKVPREVVFVPSLPRTGSGKLRRHVVRGWRA
- a CDS encoding glycosyltransferase; protein product: MHPTPVPGLVSVVMLVRNRLEYTRRALASLARASGDFEVVVVDNGSRDGTAEHLAAVDLGHPLTVLRHEDDRGGSERRNTGAAAARGEYLFFLDNDVLVDDPRVVEVLAAELAADPGLGAVSPLLLYPGEVELVQCAGGGSTVDGRIGAVGRGRPPGPEHREHREQTWAPTAALMVRHSSFRRVGGFDEAFDPVSLCEDVDLCCRLRAGGERLRYVGSVAVRHFEGTTFNHVGHDKLPIWKRHTRVIRSRWAGLFARGPAHPPAALEWVPVRKDYSDLDRPRVAVLDDAAEAPADLSFFASDRVLATPEPADVRVLVVGTAAAVPDLGAVPGVRVVGVADSDLRSLLPTARAHGAPWALRDGARLVEEVPAEGVVVCGPDTAAVVTALRRGLHVLLAKQAVDDLASLVGAARAAPGRCSVDLPWAHHPELIAAGKAVTEGGAGVPRGFEVRLVRPEVPGADVVAELGPDALDAVERVLGVPVTGVRAVEATPDLVRAEAVAGEVTGTVEIGWGEPRFRIAVAGTGDDLVVDLVAPSVSGACADFVGALRGGPAPLTELTAVGGLLGVVSAWRSETGRARG
- a CDS encoding alpha/beta fold hydrolase, whose protein sequence is MFCHAAGFTGLVWRSCAVQLSTPLRVVAPDLRGHGGAPPLAEDDDWGVFAEDVLAEAAELGPGPLIGVGHSLGGTALLLAEARRPGTFDLLVCFEPILATHHDPTFAEAAARRRAVFPSRAEALARYASRPPLSLLAPEVLADYVDSGLAPDPDGRMRLRCAPEVEAHLFRTAISCPWRAALPRVTCPTLLLRGGESVVVTRKSLVAACAELPAGQLREIPGMDHLGPLTRPAVFAEVLDGLFADFLKSSDPAAPTNPAPLTPTDHRNA
- a CDS encoding AfsR/SARP family transcriptional regulator, translated to MAVDFAVLGDVRVQVDGRDVDVGHARQRAVLAVLLVELGRTVTADQLVDRVWGEQPPRRARHAVYSYLCRLRAVLDGVSGVAIARLHGGYVLRADPGAVDLHLFRATLGQAREADEGGPVRRAGGGPQARQADEEWRVLDLFDRALRLWRGTPFGELDSPWLASVRDRLLQERFAAEVRRREVALDLGRHAELMPELAVASAEHPYDEGLAAQHVLALYRCGRRVEALAHYREFRTRLVAEIGVEPGDRLQRLHQQVLAAEAPPLDYAAEVPLSGDAAEARQPTKAADVPPLNEAAGVSPPGNAAGRPPPDNAAETSPPGNDPPEPVPRQLPAASPWFVSRTRELGLLDGAVGTAGVVVVTGTGGAGKTSLALHWAHRESARFPDGQLHADLRGFDRAGRPVCPADVLGGFLEALGVPPEQVPAGVEARAALYRGRLVGRRVLVVLDNAYDADQVRPLLPGDAACLAVVTSRDRLADLVTREGAVPVPLGVLDEPEAVALLARRLGPERVAAEPEAVARLVAHSARLPLALAVVAGLAVSNPAFPLGALAADLGDERARLDALEPGGTTSGVRAVFSWSYRTLSPEAARLFRLLGLHPGPDADRCAVASLAGLGMSRARALLGELTRTHLVEEHRPGRFRSHDLLRAYAAELAELADDAPERRAALRRCLDFYLHTGFAAERHLAPHWPPITPVAAGEGVARLPVADYHEALEWFGAEHDALLAATAEATRAGLDVHAWQLPWVLSTYLSRRGHWAQRAETQRTALEAADRLGDDVARATCHHLLGRAEILLGNQDDALAHLRCALDLHARAGDTTGTAITHFSLGAAYDLRGRPVRALRHARNALQLFRETGDQAWEAFSLTAVGWYHGKAGRHAQALAHGIEAAPLLDRIGDRDGKAHNLHCLGRAHHNLGRHAEAARCYRDAAALFRELGSPYLEATSLDHLGNALRAAGDRAGAFEAWGRALEVLEPLAHPDAVEIEAKLVEVEVRR